DNA sequence from the Pseudophryne corroboree isolate aPseCor3 chromosome 6, aPseCor3.hap2, whole genome shotgun sequence genome:
TCAGTTATTGGTGAGTAGGTTTGTTATAGAGCTATGATGACctaaatcaggcattcccaaccgtggtcctcaagacaccccaaccgtgcaggttttagtgatatccaggctgcagcacagctgGTTAAGTCAAAATaacagagctactaattaagtcacctgtgctcaagcctggatatccctaaaacatgcactgttggtgtgccttgaggactgtggttgggaatgcctgacctaattCTTTGATATTAAAAACATGGGTTTCCCAGGTGACCTGAAGACTTCTGTGGCCAAATCTGTATCTTAAGCAATGTGATTTTGTTTCAGCATGGATGGTTACATCTAAATGACTGAGCTAAGCTTAAATAACTTGgttttaagcatggatatccttaaaacatggactgctaGAGTTCCTTGTGTGGCAGCTTTGAGAAACTCTACACTTCAAGGTTAGTTAACAGGTCTCCTTCCTGttgtggaactaaacatcccagcatgccttgcagtgATGTGTAGTACTACAGtagctggagggctgcatgttgtATACCCATGTAGTATATGTGTGGTTGTTGGGAGAGGGCAGGTAATTGCTTGGGTTATTGTTCCAAGAAACTGcgggtggtggggttttttttttttttgcctccccTAGGTTTGTCTGCACCTCCTGTGTACCCTGGCCTGTGGTGGCCATATTGGGTATAGTTTCCATTATGCACCAAATAGCCTTCTGCAATAGGTTATTGTAGGAAAACAGGCTTAGTGCTATTCTGGGACAAGAATATTTTGGACCTCTGCCTGTATTTTCTTGCccacctggtatttgtgagatcatgttTGAGCTCCTTTGCAGAGGTCTATGGGCTGGAAGTTACCTTACTGTTAAGTTAGCCTAGATATGTATGTCCTACAGTAGCCTCTTATATCTATAATTAAACTGATGGTGAAATGTGCAGTATATCTTGGAAAAAATCCCATGACTGTTTAGTGTTTTGACTTCAGACCTCTTCAGCAAAAGTTGGGACTAACTCCTTACATTAGTGATATTTGAGATAATACTGCGAACCTTGTGGGGGGGAATTTATTCTAAAGTATTTACAGTTTCTCATATAGTGTGGGGTGCCTCAAAGCTAAAAAGGCAGTCGCTCTGAAAATGCGGTATATGTAGGTTTGGCTGCATTTCTCATATGTACAAAGCTCCAGAACTGGACCCAGCAGGCAATGCCATCTCTAGTTGGCCTTGCTTAATAGAAGCCAATGTGCTACTTGTTAAAGTTAACGGAGAAGGATCCTCTCCTTTTTATTAGGCACATTCCTTTCTGTAACCTTTACTATGGTGATTGTGGGTTGGCTATCGCTGTCCCCTGCTGTCCTAGCTAAACAAGGACTCTGAAGCCATTGCCAGAGGAGGTATCTGTGGCAGATAGTTAAGCACTTTTCTTTTCTTAAGAAGGTATGAAATGTTGACTTTAGTCACACTGATCATGTAGACGTTTATGAAAGGCTGACGTGTTAGAATATCTAAGGCGTTCTGTTATTTGTCTGCAATCCCTAACTCTCACATCTGCAGTTTAAGGGTTACGTTTGTATATAATTATGAAACATTAACACCTTTTTGTATATATCTAATCTGGTGTGTACTACTCTAGAACAGGGTTTCCTGATCTCTGCCTTCAAGGCACATTAAGGCcatgttttaaggctatccatacttgagcacaggtgatataattagTTCCTCAGTAATTTTGATCTGTAATCAAGCATCCTCTTAACCTAGCTGTCTAGGCATGGAAGTCTCTTGCTAGTAGGCATTCAACTCATTTGATTTAATTACTGTTTACTTTATTTTTTTTCATCCTTAAAGATGCTGCTGGAAAGTCTCATTATCTCCACACCAATCCTGCTTGTGGGACGTGGGTTGGACAGAAAGCAGATGGCTCGATGGTGGTTGGTGCAGCCTATGATGGGTGTTATACAAGAGAGGAGGTAAGGGTGTCATTTTTAAGAGCATTTCCTAGGGATAAAAAGGCTTTTGGCATTTGTAGACTTGTAAGTGCATAACGGCTAGAGTGTAATGGGTGACATGAACACAAAGCAATGGTAGAAGTCAGATAATGGTACTAGCCAAGATGTTGACTGGGGCTCTTCCAATCTGACCATGGCCAAAACATTTTTAGTCTGACTCGTGCCATTACAATCCTAACCTAGCCGGGTCCAccatgtaagcatacatgtactcCATCCCTTGCCACCCTAATTTGGTCACTGACCAATTAATATATTGAAGGTGGGCCATAAGGTCCTCAGGTTGCCTAGCTGGTGATCCTAACGTGCACAAAATTAATCAAGTCTATAATGCTGCAGGGTACATGCTATTAAAGAGTTGGTTCCTTGGCTATAACTAAGATAAAAGATCTAGGACTCTAATGTCTAGAACTGGATACAACAGCATTCAGTCACTGTATTTGCTTTGAGGGCATAATCATACAGCTTCATAGATGTTAGTTAGAGCTTGCTGTGCATAAAGTATAGGCTTTCAGAAGTATATGTAAAATGTGCTCTTAATCATAGGATGGCGACTATGTGATGACTATCAGCCTGGAAGAAGTTGCTCGTGATGGAAAAGCTCATTACCACAAGAAGGACCTGAAGTGCCCTATTCTCTCAGGTTACCTTTCTATATTGGTTTGCTCACAACCGGTGGTGTCCACCAGCTAAAGGGGAGATGGATAATACATTTTTCTATCAGTGTTTGGTCCTTGTCAAGAAGTTATAACACCGTTTATGAATCCAACTTTATATCTGATTTAAAGGTTGCACTATGACTGTAAAGCAGAAGTAGGTAATCTGACTTTCATGGGGTAAAGATATAATCTAAATCTTGAGATAGCTAATTTGGAGAAGTTGCCTAAGGCAACAAATTAACTAGCATCTGTCTAATATGAGCAACTGCTCCACATGATGTCTTGATGGTTTGATGGGTCTCCTCTTCGGTGTTGCAGTTCATATAAGTTGGACAACACAGCAGGCTTATGCAACATGTTTTCTTTCCTAGCTATGGATGCCCCCAGCCCAAGTGTCTGCTCTTCTGTCCAGCAATCGGACCGGTTGCCATGTGCTAATGCCTCTGTATCCCAGGCTGTCTGTGAAGGAATCGGATGCTGCTTTTCCCCAAGTGTCTCTGGATTTCCCTGTTACTATGGAGACCCATGTAAGTCTGGATATTGCAGTCAATGGTTCTTATAACTCAGATGGCTGGAAGCATGGGCTATCACTGCAAAGCTAGTGCAGCACATACTTCTGGTGACATGAACTGGCTGCTGGCCATATTATAGTAGCTAGTTCTGATATGATGCATCTGAAAACTATTTGAGGTACTAAGGGGTGGGACTGGGGGTTAAGGTAAAAATGCAGAATGCATAAATGGGAAAGTTGGCAAATAGACATTGCTCACGGTAACTAATTggcttaatttttattttatatttttttgttcagCCCATACATGTCTAAACTCTAGAAGTTGcaggaggatttttttttttttttttttttgggagtagTCCCTATCACCTATGGAAGAGTATATAGTTCTGCTGCATACTGCCCACTTCCAATAAGTGGTTAAGAAAGACAGGAAATAATATGGGGAATCTAAGGTCTGTATGGAGGGGGTGGGCTAAAATGATGCCCTGCCTCAGTTAGCCAATGCTCAAAGACATACTGTAGTGAGTTTAACTCTGGGCATCTAACCTAAAAAAAGATAGTGTTAATGAGCTGCCTTTATAAAGTGaacgtttggtgcagaaaaacataaaattgctaacatgccattcaccacatgcagtggaaaggctcaggccttggcctttatttcagAGTTTTGGTACtacgtcagtgaggcatcttctgcatctcatgacgatgcaagaacttttcacccagagtctagaagaggtgccaTTTAAACCCACTAAGGTAGTAGAACAAACTGCATTCTGTAAAGGAACATTCCTGTGGAAtgtctaggggtgtccacgttggctgtgtctgacatttctcactgtcctcatagagaagcattTCACCTCCCACTATTTATGCATATGTGGGGAGCGGTGCAAGTAATTATGGTGAGGGAATACTAGAAATCGAGTAATCGCGTGTGGAATGTGATGAGGCGAATAGGTGTGTACACTATCTGACATTGAGGCTGATGGTCATGTTTATAAGTTAGCCACCAGTGGCTGTAACTTTTTGCCCGTGATAAAGAGCCATTGTGATTCCTGAGCAAAAGACCAAAAAGCAGTCTCTTGGGTGAGGGATTTGTACCTTAATCTTGTCTGAAGGCATCTGCTCCTTGGGGTTGTTGGCCATCTAAGAACCTTCATGTTGCAAAATTTTCTGCAAGTTCACGAAATGTATTTGATAAGATTATAACATAATTAACACCCTCATTAATTATCAGGTACCCATTCCAAAACAATTGCCTTGTGGAGGCACAAACAAAGGAAGCACTCTAGCCACAAGTCAGTCCCTGAAGTCCTCTGTTTCTTAAACTTTATGTTCTCCAATATCCAacgtaagggtgggagggcccaaggacaattgcatatTGCACCAACTTTCACTTCTGCCACTACTGTGTGCCAATGTTGCACAGATGTGCTATAAACAATTAAACACGCCATGTTTATGTTCTGCTGCTCTGTCACTTGGTAACCAACAGATCTCTGCTGCCTTTACCCAATGGTTAAAACCATACTGCAAGCTGAGGTGGCCAAAATTGActaaaaatgaatgttattgaggttaatgacacTCTAAGAATAAAAGGCCAAATTAagtgatgtgattttttttttttttttttgtctatttaaaaaagaaaaaatccaATCGCAGTGGTTCTGGAAATCCAAAGCCAGACAACAAATTGGAGCCAAATCTAGCAaaaaatggtctggcgcacatctctgCTTTCTGACAGTGGATGCTATATCATGCTGCAGCATCAAGGGACAACTGCAGTTACTACTTATAGCAGGAGTTTTCAACATCTGGAGCTattcattccagcatgccctgtcacaatgTTAGCAGGACACTATGGCTGGGATGCATAGTTCCAGTACTGGATACCCCTTCCTTAGAGTATTGGTAGTCTAATGGACCATACACACTGAGATTTGGGCTATGTCCGACTCTCACTATGCGTCAGGggctaggtcgacagtcagtatcacaagcacactcattatgtgcttgcaatactgactaggtgtgattttggataagtgtcaattttctctcttctagagactgtgcaggcaagtaaattttgactatctaatCTTGCGATGGCAACCGTGcctcaaatcgggatcgcaaggtgactttcactttgtgatctgcactaacttttcttacgattttgactgtagtcaaaatcgtaagaaaatatctgtgtacacaccataaggggGAATTCTATTTAGCTGTGAAATGCCTAAGCCGTTCAAGTGCCCATTAAACATTACCAGcaataattctccataggtttatCAATTTCTTTTCTCCACTTCCAATCCTGAGTGGTTGGAAAATACCAATTTTAAGGTGAAAATGTTGTGGCTTGGTTCCAAAATCCTGGGACCCCACCCCACAAATGGCTAATTGGGTCAGTTGAAGTTTTTGGCTGCATAATGCCATTTTTGGGGGTCAAAGTGTAAAATTATGGCAAATCAGGGTGCTTTGTGTGGGACTagtgtaaaggcccccatccactagtccgatttgggcagttttcttcagatttcgacacatctgaccgtcatatctgaagaaaagtgtcacatcggatggctcttccgatccgatgcgcactcccgtgtcagatatatctgaactacagatctctgaggctgccccaactatttatctgaatctgaagaaaacaggtgcacatcggattgttttttttacttcagatgtatctgatcagattcatctgaagcgtcacttgactggcatctccctgaccactcccgcccaccaagagggggaactgcggcagcagcagcatcagatcaatcgcatgtagcatgtgtgcatcagatatatctgatgcgatctggcacatgatatatcgcatcagatatatctgaagtgaatgtaattaaaattaaagccagggtctgatccaattcccgggacgctcccgggagagttcaagagaaatctgatgctatctgcagttcagacaagtctgagtagtggatggccacctttaggCTTGCAGTGGGGGGTGGGTGTGTATTATCAGGTTTCCAAATACACTTTGTCTCAAAGTTGTTTTGAAAGTGGCATGATGACCTAAATATACCCATTTTTTTATGTACCCTTGTTATTTGTGGACTTATTTTGCTTAAATGGtggattatttttttgtttttattaaagtGGGTCAATGGCTGTGATATGCATTTTTCAAAggagtaccatatatatatatatatatatatatatatatatatacatgtgttttttttgtttagacTTCTAAATTCCTATATCGGTTTAGGATTTTTTTGGTAGGCACATGCAGACTTCCCCATTCTTATCTGCACTTCTCTGTGGCGCTGCCTGCAAGAATTAAAGTGCAATTCCAGTTTTTGTGCAATTGGATAAGGCAGCGTCCATACCTGCAAAAGCCACCTTTTGCGCAGTAGCAGCATGAAGTTTGATCATGGTAATTTAGCATGTTTTCATGGCTAATGAAATTCCCTCATAAGTGTTCTAATTGCTAAGGCTTGGCACAGTGCACTACTGCAGTGACTATTGGTTATCTAGCAGAGGTTGCTTGGCGAGCAAGCACAGTGCCCTCCAAACAACCTCTGCTAGATAACCAGTAGTCACTGGCTGCAGTACATTAATGTTCCGTCCCCCTTCTCAGAAGAACAGATCACGGTTGCATTATGCAGGAGCTTATAATGCTGCAATGAAACAAAGCTTTTGGTCCTGTAATTGCCAGATAGGAATGTAAACCTCCAGCAATATAATGGTTTCTTACCATTGTGAGGGGGTTCAGTGACTAGCTTTAAGAAAAGCAGTTGGTTAAACAACTTTACATTTGACTATGCCCATACAGTGACTGCACAGTGTACAGATGATTACAACATGGTGGTTGCCATATCCACTGACCTGACCAATCCATCCTTAATCATGAATTCCATCAATGTGTTTGGCCTGGACTCTACCTCCTGCCCTGCTCTGAGTGTTTCTCAGTCTACGTCATTTAAGGAGTTCCAGTTTCCTCTGTCCTGTGGTGGTGCCCAACAGGTGAGGCAAACTACTACAGTATAAACCTCTCATTTACAAATATAATGTGTAAACAGTTCTACAACAGATCTGTCATGTACAAccataatatgggggggggggggggggggggcggtgcaggTGCACACTATGTACTAAACACTGCACATCAGAATTAAAATAAACTCTGAACTATAAAAGTAAATCTGAGGTTCTTGGCACAAGTTTTGCCAAAAAATATGGACTCTCAAATGGTGACAAgtaacctcatctggtgggtccctaacactaaggttgaaGTCCAGTGTTGGGGACCCACCAGATGAAGTCACCATTAGTGGGCCCATATTAGCATAAAATTATGCTAAACCCTCAAATTGCTGTTATATTGTACAGTTTATTACAAATATTCCAAATCGCAGCACTTAGACTGCCTCTGCAGTATGGTATACCCGctaccaaattcttaagggtatgctgTACCagagcatacttgcaccactggtggctcTCTCCATTAGAGTGTGGAGAGGCACACCCCATGTGCACACATGCCTGCCAGCCAATCTGttcctaattgtcatgttacaggttgtctgaaaaatgataggagctggttggcacCTTATCTCAATCAATCATCTGTACATGTTTACTAAGTACCTGAGAAAGCAGAGCTATGTTCTGACATCATTATGCTTTTCTTTTCAAAAATACTAGCTTTCTGTGGTAACTTACAGCCTGTGGGGTTCTTTGTATCCCAACAGTTCAGTGACCAAACTATCATATATGAATATACCTTTGTGGCAACAAAAGATGTTCAGACATGGCAGACATCATCCATCACAAGGGACAGTACAATGAAGTAAGTAGTCTATACTTCAGTGAGTGACTCTAGCACATGTAAGGGCCTCCCCTCACTCTACTTTACTCTATGTAGGCTGACTGTCCGCTGCATCTACTCCCTGACTGGGGTTGTCCCGTTGCAAGTTGAGGTGATTACCCTGCCTCCACCCCTTCCTGTGTCCACCTCAGGACCTCTGCTCCTGGAGATGAGGATAGCGCAAGGTAACAACTTGGTAGGGTACTACCTACTCCACTCCAGCATGGAACACAAGAACCTTCCAATCATCTGTAACTTGAAAACAAGGGTTAGAAGTGGTCACTGATGCATATCAGCACACTTAGTGCTGAGAATAAAGTTGACCAAAATATTTGAAGCTAAAAGCCTCCTGTAGCTGTACAATGGTTCCAGTTCAGTAGACAATGCTCctttaccaaccaatcaactcctagctCTTTTCTACAAGAAAAGCCTGCTTTGACTTAATTACATCAGACATGTTTTATCTTGCAGATGGGCAGTACAGTTCCTATTATGCTGATGGGGACTTTCCTGTAGTCAAAGTGCTCAGAGATCCAGTCTTCCTGGAGGTTAGAATTCTACAGAGAACTGATCCAAACCTGGTTCTGGTCTTAAACAACTGTTGGGCCACCCAGTCACTCCTGCCTACTGACAGTACACAATGGCCAGTCTTGTTCAATGGGTAAGAACATTAGTGCTTCAAAGAAACTGCATGGTCATTATTGTGTGCTCATCTTGGTTATTGGTGGCATTATGTATCACAGATGCCCTTTTGTTGGAGACAACTACCTTACTCAGCTGGTGGCTGTTGGAGCTGCCTCCCAGAACATACCTTTCCCAACCTACTACCAGCGCTTTGCCATCAGCACCTTCACATTTGTGGATCAGAGCACCCAGATGGCTCTCAATGGACTGGTAAGCCAATAAGATATCCTACCTTGTGTCAACTCTTGGTCTACCATGCTTGGTAGATGACCCATGGTGGCTGTAGCTCTGTCCTCAAACCCAGTATCTGCTAAGTTTCTTTATCTTATGGCCCTACAGGTTTACTTTCATTGCAGCGCCTCAGTGTGTGTCCGATCTGCTACAGATTCGTGTGTAGTGAATTGTGTTTCTAGGAGAAGTGAGTAATGGAATGTTATatatagttttgttttttttctccctTTTGCTATACACCATAGGGCCACCTCTCCAGGAGGTGTGGTGGCTACTTGGTCCAGAGGTGAGGGTCTGCTATGTTGTCACCACTGAGGCATCTGATCTCAAAAGAACAGAAGAGACCTCTCCTAGCATTTTGGTGCAGACTGCTATTGAACAGGGACTTGGGAGGTGACCTTATAGCTAGGACCCTATCCAAACCTTGCCATGGGGCCTGGTCATGCACTGTGCTGCCCCTGATAAATTGCAACATTCTATTATaattacgccccccccccccccccccctcctccaaagGCCAATGCACTTAATTCATGGGATTTTGGAATAAACCAGGTATGTTACTCCAGTTCTACACAGTATAGCACCTTCTGGGTAAGTAATAAGTAGGGACCTTGTCAAATGTATTTGCTTCTATACCACAAATTAATATGGACTCCTTTGCAGAGAGGATGGCTGATTCAGAGACTCCTGAAGAGACCTTGACAACTGTCACTTCCAGTGGACCAGTTCTATTTAATGCTGATGAGATGGAAAGGAGCCAGGACTTCAGCAGAGAACAAGGTACTGTGTCATTTTGTGAGCCTAAAATGCAGTTTGACACTTCGACAGATGTGTTCATATCCTTAGTGTGCTAAACAGCCCAGTTTTTGCATGCCATGGACTTAAACAATACAGTATATGGTTCTTATTCATATCCCTAAACAGCAAAAGTACAATGCATGGGTACCCCGAGCACAGAAGCTCACATTCCATGTAGCTTCTAATCCACTTGAGCGCTAACCTGACTAAAGGCAAATGACTGGTCTGATAAGTGACCTGTACAATGTGTGGCTAATCTGTAACCTTATACTGACTATTTACAACAAATACTAATCTGAAGTACCTAGGACACAATGGGAACTTGTATGCAGCTATGATGTAAACAAGATGCATGAAATTCATCACCTCTGGAGCATCTAAGTTGTTCCTGGTGACTTGCCATAAGATGTAAAAATGCTAAGTATACAGTATGAGAACTTGTCTATATAGTAATGGGCTCAGATGTGAAACTGAATGCGTAGCATCACTAACCATGAGTTGTAAAATTGCCATAACTACTTCATTTGGCGCCTAAAGGAAAGTAGTTGGGTTTTAGGTGTGCGACCTGAAGCTTGGCACGTGTCAGTCCAACTACCATGGCCATAATCTTTAGTTTAAATAAAGATGACTAATTTGTATCAAATATTCATTTAATATTCAGtgtaaaattttaattccactgtgtgGCCCAGGCTTGATGTACTATCGCATGTACTATTTGACTAGTACACTACAGTCAAAGGTGCAGTCTTGAGGAGTAGTGTAACTAGCTTGCTCCTAGGGCCTGGTAGTGAGGGGGTAAAACTTGGTGTGTCCTAAACTAGAATACCACATAAACAGCTGTCCAGTATCTTATACATTAAAAAGCAAACCATATCCTACATTAACAAAATATTTGCAAATTGGTAATATTTGCTCCTAAATGAGGACTCAAGTCTCAGACTTATGTGCCAAGACAGTCATCTAGCACACAAATGATTGTTGTATAATGCATTCATTTTGAAGGATTAATAAGTCTTTTCTTCCAACAGTTGCGCTTGGTTCCAGTTCAGTCCTGACTTGGCTAAGAGGAGCTGCCGCAGTGGGTGTGATCCTTGCAGTTACAGTTGTGGCTGTTCTTCTGTATAGAAGACAACATGGAGATGTGATGTCTGCTGTATATGCTTGATTAAAATTAACTTTAAGTCTTATGTGGCCTTGGTTGCTGTAATGGATCTATATTGTGTCAGATCCTGTTTCGAAAACCTTCATTCTAAATGACCTAACTAGACAAAATGGGTACATACTTTAAGTGGAGGATCTTGTCTTCTGGGGGGGACACTGCAGTTATCCATGATGTGCCTCTGACAGCTGAAGGTGCTCAATTGTAAGTTCACTAAGGTTATTTGGGCTGATAGGTAGCAAGGATTCCTTACTGGAAAGTGCACAGATAAACATTGTGTAGAATTTAGTTTGTCATTAGTGTTGAAAGGTAAAACATTGGTTCCCAAATGTGGTACTCAAGGCACCCCATGTGTTAGGGATAGCCCTGCTTAAGCAccaatggtataatcaaactgacagaggttctaattaaatcacctgtgcttggGTAtgaatatccctaaaacctggactgtttgggtgCATTTTAGGATGGTATTGGTAACGCCTACATTTTACCCTTCACCAACACTAACTTCAATTAAATTTTTCCACAATATGTGTATTGCTAACAACGTCTCAGGATGGCATGTTCAGGAAGGTGTGGTA
Encoded proteins:
- the LOC134933466 gene encoding zona pellucida sperm-binding protein 4-like, which produces MGSFTAGLVLVGVIWICSLQCVIGVVQDYWDDASRLQCGPRHMNFTLPSVLEDAVFVLSVIDAAGKSHYLHTNPACGTWVGQKADGSMVVGAAYDGCYTREEDGDYVMTISLEEVARDGKAHYHKKDLKCPILSAMDAPSPSVCSSVQQSDRLPCANASVSQAVCEGIGCCFSPSVSGFPCYYGDPLTAQCTDDYNMVVAISTDLTNPSLIMNSINVFGLDSTSCPALSVSQSTSFKEFQFPLSCGGAQQFSDQTIIYEYTFVATKDVQTWQTSSITRDSTMKLTVRCIYSLTGVVPLQVEVITLPPPLPVSTSGPLLLEMRIAQDGQYSSYYADGDFPVVKVLRDPVFLEVRILQRTDPNLVLVLNNCWATQSLLPTDSTQWPVLFNGCPFVGDNYLTQLVAVGAASQNIPFPTYYQRFAISTFTFVDQSTQMALNGLVYFHCSASVCVRSATDSCVVNCVSRRKRMADSETPEETLTTVTSSGPVLFNADEMERSQDFSREQVALGSSSVLTWLRGAAAVGVILAVTVVAVLLYRRQHGDVMSAVYA